The Candidatus Korarchaeota archaeon NZ13-K genome segment GAGGGGAGGTGAGGGGAAGGGGTGCCGTCGATGCCAAGGGTCCCCTGGCCTCCATGCTCGTGGCCGCGTCCCTCTCGAGCTGCCCGGTGATGGTTGCCGCCCTTGCGGATGAGGAGGGGGAGAGCAGAGGAGCTCTGAGCCTCCTCGAGCGTGGCATCCCGGATTACGTGATAGTTGGGGAGCCATCGAACGCATCCGGTGTGGTCATCTCCTACAGGGGGAGCGCCAGGCTGATCCTGGAGTGCCGAGGCAGGGGAGGGCACTCCTCGCACCCGGGGGACTCCGCCATCGATAAGCTCATCGACAGCCTCAGCTCCATCAGGGGCTACGGCTTCCCAGGAGCCAGTTTGAGCGTGATAAGGGTTCAGGGTGGGAGCCCCTTCAGCGTCCTTCCCAAGTCGGCCTCGGCCGAGTTGGACCTGAGATTCTCCGGACGGGGGGATGCTCATGTAATAGCTGAGGAGATATCTAAGCTCATCCGCGAGGGCTGCGAGGCCCGTCTGCGGAGGGTCACCGAGCCCGTCTCCGTCAAGCCGAGCGATCCCGTTCCAAGAGCTCTGATGAGGGCCATACTGTCGTCGGGCGCCAGGCCCAAACTCCTAAGGAAGTACGGGACGAGCGACATGAACCTGCTCGCGAGCAAAGCGAGGAGCATAGCCGCATACGGACCGGGAAGGAGCGAGCTGGCTCACACCGATGAGGAGGCCATCTCCTTGGATGAGCTGGAGTTCTCCGTCGGCGTCTACCTCAGGGCTTTGGAGTACCTCTGCGGAGGTCCTCAACGCGGGCCATGAGTTCCGTGGGAGACCGCTCGAGGGACGCTTAGAGGAGCGATGAGGATCCCGATCAGACCTCAGAGAGGTGTATGCTGAGGTGAATTCACTCGAGCTGATATTTCGCCCCGGGCGTTCTCAGATTCAAGCGGGTGCTCTGCCGGGA includes the following:
- a CDS encoding N-acetyl-lysine deacetylase yields the protein MSRVADVLIKLLRVYSPNGKERTLEDELVRIARELGLEAHSDPVGNVIAERGDARVALVGHYDTVPGELEVVISGGEVRGRGAVDAKGPLASMLVAASLSSCPVMVAALADEEGESRGALSLLERGIPDYVIVGEPSNASGVVISYRGSARLILECRGRGGHSSHPGDSAIDKLIDSLSSIRGYGFPGASLSVIRVQGGSPFSVLPKSASAELDLRFSGRGDAHVIAEEISKLIREGCEARLRRVTEPVSVKPSDPVPRALMRAILSSGARPKLLRKYGTSDMNLLASKARSIAAYGPGRSELAHTDEEAISLDELEFSVGVYLRALEYLCGGPQRGP